A single Micromonospora sp. CCTCC AA 2012012 DNA region contains:
- a CDS encoding polyprenyl synthetase family protein, which translates to MTVTVAPTDPAALRTRFDAELAAFLRGRGPGVPHDVPEAVLAVLHRFVLTGGKRLRPLFCYWGWRGTGAPDGGPIMVAAAALELFHAFALIHDDILDRSDHRRGEPSVHRLFAELHARSSWRGDPEAYGRNSALICGDLCAIWSDRMFHDCGLPAAQLRRGHALFALMRAEVIAGEYLDVLAGTATAEGHGSTTDGAVGTALTVIRMKSARYTVTRPLQIGAALAGADRAVLRALAEFGDPLGDAFQLRDDLLGVFGDPAVTGKSNLDDLREGKPTVLLALARAAADPAQSARLRDLVGDPALDAAAAAELRQVIEATGARRRIERMIRVRAEVARAALDRLPLAEPARSALAVLAARAVHRRH; encoded by the coding sequence GTGACCGTGACCGTCGCACCGACCGATCCGGCCGCGCTGCGTACCCGGTTCGACGCCGAACTGGCCGCGTTCCTGCGGGGGCGGGGTCCGGGTGTCCCGCACGACGTGCCGGAGGCGGTGCTGGCCGTCCTGCACCGGTTCGTGCTGACCGGGGGAAAGCGGCTGCGACCCCTCTTCTGCTACTGGGGCTGGCGCGGCACCGGTGCCCCGGACGGCGGCCCGATCATGGTCGCCGCGGCGGCGCTGGAGCTGTTCCACGCGTTCGCGCTGATCCACGACGACATCCTCGACCGCAGCGACCACCGCCGGGGCGAACCGTCGGTGCACCGGCTCTTCGCGGAGCTGCACGCCCGGTCGTCCTGGCGGGGCGACCCCGAGGCGTACGGGCGGAACAGCGCGCTGATCTGCGGGGACCTCTGCGCGATCTGGTCGGACCGGATGTTCCACGACTGCGGACTCCCCGCCGCGCAGCTGCGGCGGGGGCACGCGCTCTTCGCGCTGATGCGCGCCGAGGTGATCGCGGGGGAGTACCTGGACGTCCTCGCCGGCACCGCCACCGCCGAGGGGCACGGCAGCACCACCGACGGCGCGGTGGGCACCGCGCTGACGGTGATCCGGATGAAGTCGGCCCGCTACACGGTCACCCGACCGCTCCAGATCGGGGCCGCCCTGGCGGGCGCGGACCGGGCCGTGCTGCGGGCGCTGGCGGAGTTCGGTGACCCGCTCGGCGACGCCTTCCAGCTCCGCGACGACCTGCTCGGCGTCTTCGGTGACCCCGCCGTCACCGGCAAGTCCAACCTCGACGACCTGCGCGAGGGGAAGCCCACCGTGCTGCTGGCCCTGGCCCGGGCCGCCGCCGACCCGGCCCAGTCGGCCCGGCTGCGGGACCTCGTCGGCGATCCCGCGCTGGACGCGGCGGCCGCCGCCGAGCTGCGACAGGTGATCGAGGCGACCGGCGCCCGCCGGCGGATCGAGCGGATGATCCGGGTACGCGCCGAGGTGGCCCGTGCCGCGCTCGACCGGCTGCCGCTGGCCGAGCCGGCGCGGTCGGCGCTCGCCGTGCTCGCGGCCCGCGCGGTGCACCGCCGGCACTGA
- a CDS encoding response regulator transcription factor has product MTVRVLLADDQKLLRAGFRMLIDSAPDLTVVGEAATGREAVELARSTRADVVLMDIRMPDLDGLAATAEITADEDLAGVRVLILTTFEVDEYVFQALRAGASGFLGKGVEPAELLDAIRTVAAGEALLSPKATRGLIARFLAQPEPDRRATPEQVRVLTEREREVVTLVAAGLSNEQIAERLVVSPLTAKTHVNRAMMKLGARDRAQLVVVAYQSGLVRVGEPPAR; this is encoded by the coding sequence ATGACGGTCCGGGTGCTGCTCGCCGACGACCAGAAGCTGCTGCGGGCCGGGTTCCGGATGCTGATCGACTCCGCGCCCGACCTGACCGTGGTCGGTGAGGCGGCGACCGGCCGGGAGGCCGTCGAACTGGCCCGCAGCACCCGCGCCGACGTGGTGCTGATGGACATCCGGATGCCCGACCTGGACGGCCTGGCCGCCACCGCCGAGATCACCGCCGACGAGGACCTGGCCGGCGTACGGGTGCTGATCCTGACCACCTTCGAGGTCGACGAGTACGTCTTCCAGGCGCTGCGCGCCGGGGCCAGCGGCTTCCTCGGCAAGGGGGTGGAGCCGGCCGAACTGCTCGACGCGATCCGTACCGTCGCGGCGGGGGAGGCGCTGCTGTCCCCGAAGGCCACCCGTGGGTTGATCGCCCGGTTCCTGGCGCAGCCGGAGCCGGACCGGCGGGCCACCCCCGAGCAGGTGCGGGTGCTCACCGAGCGGGAACGGGAGGTGGTGACGCTGGTCGCCGCCGGGCTGTCGAACGAGCAGATCGCCGAGCGGCTGGTGGTCTCCCCGCTGACCGCGAAGACGCACGTGAACCGGGCCATGATGAAGCTGGGGGCCCGGGACCGGGCCCAGCTCGTCGTCGTGGCGTACCAGAGCGGGTTGGTGCGGGTCGGGGAGCCGCCCGCGCGCTGA
- a CDS encoding FAD-dependent oxidoreductase, whose protein sequence is MLAETDVVIVGGGLAGLAAARRLHRAGVPWRLLEAGDRLGGRVATDEVDGYLLDRGFQVLNTAYPRLGSLLDLDTLDLGWFTSGVLVRRGDRLDRLVNPLREPTGAPRTAAARVGSLADRLRFAALATGCATLPVGRLLDAKETTSEAALRRAGLSDAIIEELLRPFLSGVFIDRELETSSHVLAMVLRSFARGRIGLPARGMAALPAAVAAPLPADLIDLDTPVAEVAPRRVRTQAGDIACRAVVVAVDPPAAAGLLPQLSRVRMHSYTTWYHATDTPPLDEPILLVDGDRRELVANTVVISNAAPTYAPAGRHLVATSAVGPQAPPEPAIRRELERLYGRSTADWTHLTTVTIPDALPAAPPPQGRLRKPVTLGDGLFVAGDHRDSPSIQGALASGWRTAGAVLAELRRS, encoded by the coding sequence GTGCTCGCTGAGACCGACGTGGTGATCGTCGGCGGCGGCCTGGCCGGGCTCGCCGCCGCCCGCCGGCTGCACCGGGCCGGCGTGCCGTGGCGGCTGCTGGAGGCCGGCGACCGGCTCGGCGGCCGGGTCGCCACCGACGAGGTCGACGGCTATCTGCTGGACCGGGGATTCCAGGTGCTCAACACCGCCTACCCCCGGCTCGGCAGCCTGCTCGACCTGGACACCCTCGACCTCGGCTGGTTCACCTCCGGCGTGCTGGTCCGCCGCGGTGACCGGCTCGACCGGCTGGTCAACCCGCTGCGCGAACCGACCGGCGCGCCCCGCACCGCCGCCGCCCGGGTCGGCTCGCTGGCCGACCGGCTGCGCTTCGCCGCGCTCGCCACCGGCTGCGCCACCCTCCCCGTCGGTCGGCTGCTCGACGCGAAGGAGACCACCAGTGAGGCCGCGCTGCGCCGGGCCGGCCTCTCCGACGCCATCATCGAGGAGCTGTTGCGGCCGTTCCTCTCCGGCGTCTTCATCGACCGCGAGCTGGAGACCTCCAGCCACGTGCTGGCGATGGTGCTGCGCTCCTTCGCCCGGGGCCGGATCGGCCTGCCCGCGCGGGGCATGGCCGCGCTGCCGGCGGCCGTCGCCGCGCCGCTGCCCGCCGACCTGATCGACCTGGACACCCCGGTCGCCGAGGTCGCGCCCCGCCGGGTCCGCACCCAGGCCGGTGACATCGCCTGCCGGGCCGTCGTGGTCGCCGTCGACCCGCCGGCGGCGGCCGGGCTGCTGCCCCAGCTCTCCCGGGTACGCATGCACAGCTACACCACCTGGTACCACGCCACCGACACCCCGCCGCTGGACGAGCCGATCCTGCTCGTCGACGGCGACCGGCGGGAACTCGTCGCCAACACGGTCGTGATCAGCAACGCCGCGCCGACGTACGCGCCGGCCGGGCGGCACCTGGTGGCCACCTCCGCGGTCGGCCCGCAGGCCCCGCCCGAGCCGGCGATCCGCCGCGAACTGGAGCGCCTGTACGGTCGGTCCACCGCCGACTGGACCCACCTCACCACCGTGACGATCCCGGACGCGCTCCCCGCCGCCCCGCCGCCGCAGGGCCGGCTGCGCAAACCGGTCACGCTCGGTGACGGGCTCTTCGTCGCCGGTGACCACCGCGACAGCCCGTCGATCCAGGGAGCTCTCGCCAGCGGCTGGCGCACCGCCGGAGCCGTACTGGCGGAGCTTCGCCGCAGCTGA
- a CDS encoding MMPL family transporter gives MAGGRGRWTATLIAVAIVLGWLIVGGIAGPYSGKLGDVATNDNASFLPTDAEATRAQNLSAGFVTKETTPALVVYERRSGITPADQQRVQADVARFAQLPGVVTPLPPPIVSQDRQAVQVVVPIDSAEGEQIRQVVDQLRQVAGTDRDGLTVDVAGPAGLLADLIEVFTAIDGPLLLVTLVVVLIILLIVYRSPVLWVFPLLAAGMSYSLASVFVYFLAKNDVIKLNGQAQGILTVLVFGAGTDYALLLISRYREELHRHERPWDAMRTAWKGAAPAIFASGVTVIVSLLCLLLSSLNSNRALGPVAAVGIGATLLVMLTFLPALLVLGGRWAFWPRRPRHDEADPQTEHGIWSRIAGFVARRARTVWLVTALGLAALAVGVTQLGATTLGQSDLFTNRTDSVAGQEAIARHYPAGTGSPATIFTTAQTAQQVAQVAQGVRGVSSVRPLTEQGQAGPPDPNAPPKVVDGRVQIQATLTDPPDSNGAERTIRDLREAVHRVPGSDSVVGGFTAINVDTADASTRDRNVIIPVVLLVIAVILALLLRALLAPLLLIGTVVLSFLATLGLCALIFKYLLDFPGVDQSFPLFAFVFLVALGIDYNIFLMSRVREESVRRGTRAGVLAGLAVTGGVITSAGIVLAATFSALAVLPLVVLVELGVAVAVGVLLDTIIVRSLLVPALAYDIGPKVWWPSRLSRANRDGDRTGAEADRAR, from the coding sequence ATGGCCGGAGGACGGGGCCGCTGGACCGCCACGCTGATCGCGGTGGCGATCGTGCTGGGCTGGCTGATCGTGGGCGGGATCGCGGGGCCCTACTCGGGGAAGCTGGGCGACGTCGCGACCAACGACAACGCCTCCTTCCTGCCCACCGACGCCGAGGCCACCCGGGCGCAGAACCTCTCCGCCGGCTTCGTGACGAAGGAGACCACCCCCGCCCTCGTCGTCTACGAGCGCCGCTCCGGCATCACCCCCGCCGACCAGCAGCGGGTGCAGGCCGACGTCGCCCGGTTCGCGCAACTGCCCGGGGTGGTCACCCCGCTGCCACCGCCGATCGTCAGCCAGGACCGGCAGGCCGTCCAGGTCGTCGTCCCGATCGACAGCGCCGAGGGCGAACAGATCCGGCAGGTCGTCGACCAGCTCCGCCAGGTCGCCGGCACCGACCGCGACGGCCTGACCGTGGACGTCGCCGGACCGGCCGGCCTCCTCGCCGACCTGATCGAGGTCTTCACCGCGATCGACGGCCCGCTGCTGCTGGTCACCCTCGTGGTGGTGCTGATCATTCTGCTGATCGTCTACCGCAGCCCGGTGCTCTGGGTCTTTCCGCTGCTCGCCGCCGGGATGTCGTACTCGCTGGCGTCGGTGTTCGTCTACTTCCTGGCCAAGAACGACGTGATCAAGCTCAACGGGCAGGCACAGGGCATCCTCACCGTGCTGGTCTTCGGCGCGGGCACCGACTACGCGCTGCTGCTGATCTCCCGCTACCGGGAGGAACTGCACCGGCACGAACGCCCCTGGGACGCCATGCGTACCGCCTGGAAGGGCGCCGCCCCGGCGATCTTCGCCTCCGGCGTGACCGTCATCGTCAGCCTGCTCTGCCTGCTGCTGTCCAGCCTCAACTCCAACCGGGCGCTCGGCCCGGTCGCCGCCGTCGGCATCGGCGCCACGCTGCTGGTGATGCTCACCTTCCTGCCCGCCCTGCTGGTCCTCGGCGGACGGTGGGCGTTCTGGCCGCGTCGCCCCCGGCACGACGAGGCCGACCCGCAGACCGAGCACGGCATCTGGAGCCGGATCGCCGGTTTCGTCGCCCGCCGGGCCCGGACGGTCTGGCTGGTCACCGCCCTCGGGCTGGCCGCCCTCGCGGTCGGCGTCACCCAGCTCGGCGCCACCACCCTCGGCCAGTCCGACCTCTTCACCAACCGCACCGACTCGGTGGCCGGCCAGGAGGCGATCGCCCGGCACTACCCGGCCGGCACCGGCAGCCCGGCCACCATCTTCACCACCGCGCAGACCGCCCAGCAGGTGGCCCAGGTGGCCCAGGGGGTGCGCGGCGTCTCCTCCGTCCGGCCGCTCACCGAGCAGGGCCAGGCCGGTCCGCCCGACCCGAACGCGCCCCCCAAGGTCGTCGACGGCCGGGTGCAGATCCAGGCCACCCTCACCGACCCGCCCGACAGCAACGGCGCCGAACGGACCATCCGCGACCTGCGCGAGGCCGTCCACCGGGTGCCCGGGTCCGACTCGGTGGTCGGCGGCTTCACCGCGATCAACGTGGACACCGCCGACGCCTCCACCCGGGACCGCAACGTCATCATCCCGGTGGTGCTGCTGGTCATCGCGGTCATCCTGGCCCTGCTGCTGCGCGCCCTGCTCGCGCCGCTGCTGCTCATCGGCACCGTGGTGCTGTCGTTCCTGGCCACGCTCGGCCTCTGCGCGCTGATCTTCAAGTACCTGCTGGACTTCCCCGGCGTCGACCAGTCGTTCCCGCTCTTCGCATTCGTCTTCCTGGTCGCCCTCGGCATCGACTACAACATCTTCCTGATGAGCCGGGTCCGGGAGGAGTCGGTGCGACGCGGCACCCGCGCCGGCGTGCTCGCCGGGCTCGCCGTCACCGGTGGGGTGATCACCTCCGCCGGCATCGTGCTCGCCGCGACCTTCTCCGCGCTCGCCGTACTGCCGTTGGTGGTGCTGGTGGAGCTGGGGGTGGCGGTCGCCGTCGGGGTGCTGCTCGACACCATCATCGTCCGGTCGCTCCTGGTGCCCGCCCTCGCGTACGACATCGGGCCGAAGGTGTGGTGGCCCAGCCGGCTGTCCCGGGCGAACCGCGACGGGGACCGGACCGGCGCGGAGGCCGACCGTGCTCGCTGA
- a CDS encoding ABC transporter ATP-binding protein, translated as MIDVTHLSKRYGDKVAVDDLTFRVRPGIVTGFLGPNGAGKSTTMRMILGLDAPTSGTVTVNGRRYADHRAPLREIGALLEAKAVHTGRSARNHLLAQAATHGIGRRRVDEVIDLVGLHEVAGKRAGGFSLGMGQRLGIAAALLGDPAVVMLDEPVNGLDPDGIRWIRGLLRGLAAQGRTVFVSSHLMSEMAQTAEHLIVVGRGRLIADVSLAEFTRQASRTGVRVRSPQAGTLRELLVGADVAVTSGEPGLLEVTGLSREQIGDRAAAAGLTLHELTATEASLEEAFMTMTRDAVEYQGDPTGPVPAGRSTR; from the coding sequence ATGATTGACGTGACGCACCTGAGCAAGCGCTACGGCGACAAGGTCGCCGTCGACGACCTGACCTTCCGGGTGAGGCCGGGGATCGTCACCGGCTTCCTGGGCCCGAACGGCGCCGGCAAGTCCACCACCATGCGGATGATCCTCGGCCTGGACGCCCCCACCTCCGGCACGGTGACCGTCAACGGCCGCCGGTACGCCGACCACCGGGCCCCGCTGCGCGAGATCGGCGCGCTGCTGGAGGCGAAGGCGGTGCACACCGGCCGCTCGGCCCGCAACCACCTGCTCGCCCAGGCCGCCACCCACGGCATCGGCCGTCGGCGGGTCGACGAGGTGATCGACCTGGTCGGCCTGCACGAGGTGGCCGGCAAGCGGGCCGGCGGCTTCTCCCTCGGCATGGGTCAGCGGCTCGGCATCGCCGCCGCGCTGCTCGGCGACCCGGCGGTGGTCATGCTCGACGAGCCGGTCAACGGCCTCGACCCGGACGGCATCCGGTGGATCCGGGGGCTGCTGCGGGGGCTCGCCGCGCAGGGGCGGACGGTCTTCGTCTCGTCGCACCTGATGAGCGAGATGGCGCAGACCGCCGAGCACCTGATCGTGGTCGGCCGGGGCCGGCTGATCGCCGACGTCTCGCTCGCCGAGTTCACCCGGCAGGCGTCCCGCACAGGAGTCCGGGTCCGCTCGCCGCAGGCCGGCACGCTGCGGGAGCTGCTGGTCGGCGCGGACGTGGCGGTCACCTCCGGCGAGCCGGGCCTGCTGGAGGTGACCGGGCTGAGCCGGGAGCAGATCGGCGACCGGGCCGCCGCGGCCGGGCTCACCCTGCACGAGCTGACCGCCACCGAGGCCTCCCTGGAGGAGGCGTTCATGACCATGACCCGGGACGCCGTGGAATACCAGGGCGACCCCACCGGGCCCGTCCCGGCCGGAAGGAGCACCCGATGA
- a CDS encoding ABC transporter permease codes for MTATTPTATVPADARVTWWRVVRAEWIKFRSLRSSLIMLAATVVVFVALGLGFSAFLADATIEPGTPAPPGGPSSLDPLGASLGGVNLAQLLIGTLGVLLVTGEYSTGMIRSSLAAVPRRWPVLAGKVAVLAGVSLAVLVPTVLLTFLGGQAVLGDKGISLGDDGVLRAVLGTAGYLTGVGVLGMALGALLRNTAGALTSVVALLLVVPGVVSLLPESWSDTIAPYLPSNAGQAFMSVSSNPDLLSPGAGLAVLVGWLVVLLGAATLTLRRRDA; via the coding sequence ATGACCGCCACCACGCCCACCGCCACCGTTCCCGCCGACGCGCGGGTCACCTGGTGGCGGGTGGTCCGCGCGGAGTGGATCAAGTTCCGTTCGCTCCGCTCGTCGCTGATCATGCTGGCTGCCACGGTGGTCGTGTTCGTCGCGCTGGGTCTCGGCTTCTCCGCGTTCCTCGCCGACGCCACCATCGAGCCGGGCACCCCGGCACCGCCCGGCGGGCCCTCCTCGCTGGACCCGCTCGGCGCCAGCCTCGGCGGGGTCAACCTCGCCCAGTTGCTCATCGGCACGCTCGGCGTGCTGCTGGTGACGGGGGAGTACTCGACCGGAATGATCCGCTCCTCGCTGGCCGCCGTGCCGAGGCGCTGGCCGGTGCTGGCCGGCAAGGTGGCCGTGCTGGCGGGCGTCTCGCTGGCCGTGCTGGTGCCGACCGTGCTGCTGACCTTCCTCGGCGGGCAGGCCGTCCTCGGCGACAAGGGCATCTCCCTCGGCGACGACGGGGTGCTGCGCGCGGTGCTCGGCACCGCCGGTTACCTGACCGGGGTCGGCGTGCTCGGGATGGCGCTCGGCGCGCTGCTGCGCAACACGGCCGGGGCGCTGACCAGCGTGGTGGCGCTGCTGCTGGTGGTTCCCGGGGTGGTGTCGCTGCTGCCGGAGAGCTGGTCGGACACCATCGCCCCGTACCTGCCGTCGAACGCGGGGCAGGCGTTCATGTCGGTCTCGTCCAACCCGGACCTGCTCTCCCCGGGCGCGGGGCTGGCCGTGCTGGTCGGCTGGCTGGTGGTGCTCCTCGGCGCCGCCACGCTGACCCTGCGCCGCCGCGACGCCTGA
- a CDS encoding sensor histidine kinase has product MGRLADWRRVARTHPTVADALLATVLFAVSLLPVNPPGGPPRDPLSLGAVLLVLIGCAAVAVRRRYPLPVLGVTLTAVVLALLGHQARGPFVLTVGIAAYTVATRTDRRTGVAAGALSALVLGAAGAATLGVSWYDPAVVVLLLWFGVAVAVGDAVRSRRAYVAVLEERARRAEQTREEEARRRVAEERLRIARELHDVVAHHIALINVQAGVAGHLLREQPDAAQEALGHVRSASRTVLDELATLLGVLRRDDEAEAPTEPAPSLNRLDALMEGFSTGQQVRWTVAGQPRPLPSAVDVAAYRIIQESLTNAHKHAPGAAVAVRLRYDPDGVTIEVRDDGAPRPAEAPAPGADRPAGQPVAPEAAGSPAAAAVPGSGLGLVGLRERAGTVGGTFSAGPRPEGGWLVRAELPAPEEEAE; this is encoded by the coding sequence ATGGGACGCCTCGCGGACTGGCGTCGGGTCGCGCGGACGCACCCGACGGTCGCCGACGCGCTGCTGGCCACGGTGCTCTTCGCGGTCAGCCTGCTGCCGGTGAACCCGCCGGGCGGGCCGCCCCGGGACCCGCTCAGCCTCGGCGCGGTGCTGCTCGTCCTGATCGGCTGCGCCGCGGTGGCGGTGCGCCGCCGGTATCCGCTGCCGGTGCTCGGTGTGACGCTCACCGCTGTCGTGCTCGCCCTCCTCGGCCACCAGGCCCGCGGCCCCTTCGTGCTGACGGTGGGGATCGCCGCGTACACCGTCGCCACCCGCACCGACCGGCGCACCGGCGTCGCGGCCGGCGCGTTGAGCGCGCTGGTGCTCGGCGCGGCGGGCGCGGCCACCCTCGGCGTGTCCTGGTACGACCCGGCCGTGGTGGTGCTGCTGCTCTGGTTCGGTGTGGCGGTCGCCGTCGGCGACGCGGTACGTAGCCGGCGGGCGTACGTGGCGGTGCTGGAGGAGCGGGCCCGGCGGGCCGAGCAGACCCGTGAGGAGGAGGCCCGTCGCCGGGTCGCCGAGGAGCGGCTGCGCATCGCCCGGGAGCTGCACGACGTGGTGGCGCACCACATCGCGCTGATCAACGTGCAGGCCGGGGTGGCCGGGCACCTGCTGCGCGAGCAGCCCGACGCGGCGCAGGAGGCGCTCGGGCACGTCCGCTCGGCCAGCCGGACCGTCCTCGACGAGCTGGCCACCCTGCTCGGCGTGTTGCGGCGCGACGACGAGGCCGAGGCGCCCACCGAACCGGCGCCCAGCCTCAACCGGCTCGACGCGCTGATGGAGGGGTTCAGCACCGGGCAGCAGGTGCGCTGGACCGTGGCCGGGCAGCCCCGGCCGCTGCCCAGCGCCGTCGACGTGGCCGCGTACCGGATCATCCAGGAGAGCCTGACCAACGCGCACAAGCACGCGCCGGGCGCGGCCGTCGCGGTCCGCCTGCGCTACGACCCCGACGGCGTCACCATCGAGGTACGCGACGACGGCGCGCCCCGACCGGCGGAGGCACCCGCACCCGGGGCGGACCGACCGGCCGGTCAGCCCGTGGCACCCGAGGCCGCCGGATCACCGGCCGCAGCCGCTGTGCCGGGGTCCGGGCTCGGCCTGGTCGGCCTGCGGGAACGGGCCGGGACGGTGGGCGGTACGTTCTCCGCCGGACCGCGACCGGAGGGGGGCTGGCTGGTCCGGGCCGAGTTGCCCGCCCCCGAGGAGGAGGCCGAATGA
- a CDS encoding M16 family metallopeptidase — MIRQLDVDGVPTLLAPTAGPLRAGLTFRVGTADETLARSGVTHLLEHLALAPLGLADHHFNGATAPTFTSFYMQGSEEDIAGFLNTVCRTIHDLPMARLEVEKEILRTEWSGRGNPTIGDIPLWRHGARDHGLSSYAEFGLNALTEQDLRWWAAQWFTRENAALWIAGDRVPAGLRLALPSGVRRPVPAASSALPRTPAYFVNGSRAVVLDAVVRRRTAASVYAGVLERELYRTLRQEDGVSYAINTGYQPRGDGHATLRALADALPEKQDALLGGFVDVLAKLRVGRIEQADLDAAVAKREDGLASAEVDADRLPGCALNLLTGEPNLTVDQLRAELKAVTLADLHEVNQEVTASALLMVPEGHSADWAGFVEAPTRSTHAVTGTAYREREGNAEIRVGVDGVSFVGPGGPLTVRYAECAAVLAWPDGARRLIGDDAISVHIEPTLFDLHPGAIGVIDQQIPADRRVPMPARPAERIPQPYAGGNRPRPAQGAAPVKRAGWEIPLMVVSGLATLGMGGISLLLTLGMLLAEESDPDDGWLWGMVVVGWLLTVILALPIVLLRRRRR; from the coding sequence ATGATCCGCCAGCTCGACGTGGACGGGGTGCCCACGCTGCTCGCCCCCACCGCCGGACCGCTGCGGGCCGGGCTGACCTTCCGGGTCGGCACCGCCGACGAGACCCTGGCCCGCAGCGGCGTCACCCACCTGCTGGAACACCTCGCGCTCGCCCCGCTCGGGCTGGCCGACCACCACTTCAACGGCGCCACCGCGCCCACCTTCACCTCCTTCTACATGCAGGGCTCCGAGGAGGACATCGCCGGCTTCCTCAACACCGTCTGCCGCACCATCCACGACCTGCCGATGGCCCGGCTGGAGGTGGAGAAGGAGATCCTGCGGACCGAGTGGTCCGGCCGGGGCAACCCGACGATCGGCGACATCCCGCTGTGGCGGCACGGCGCCCGCGACCACGGGCTGTCCAGCTATGCCGAGTTCGGGCTCAACGCGCTCACCGAGCAGGACCTGCGCTGGTGGGCGGCGCAGTGGTTCACCCGGGAGAACGCGGCGCTCTGGATCGCCGGCGACCGGGTGCCGGCCGGACTGCGCCTGGCGCTGCCCAGCGGCGTACGCCGGCCCGTGCCGGCCGCGTCGTCGGCGCTGCCGCGCACCCCCGCGTACTTCGTGAACGGCTCGCGGGCCGTGGTGCTGGACGCCGTCGTGCGGCGCCGGACCGCGGCGAGCGTCTACGCCGGGGTGCTGGAGCGCGAGCTCTATCGCACGCTGCGCCAGGAGGACGGCGTCTCCTACGCCATCAACACCGGCTACCAGCCGCGCGGCGACGGCCACGCCACACTCCGCGCCCTCGCCGACGCGCTGCCCGAGAAGCAGGACGCCCTGCTCGGCGGTTTCGTCGACGTGCTGGCCAAGCTGCGCGTCGGCCGGATCGAGCAGGCCGACCTGGACGCCGCGGTGGCCAAGCGGGAGGACGGCCTCGCCTCCGCCGAGGTGGACGCCGACCGGCTGCCCGGGTGCGCGCTGAACCTGCTCACCGGCGAGCCGAACCTGACCGTCGACCAGCTGCGTGCCGAGCTGAAGGCCGTCACCCTCGCCGACCTGCACGAGGTCAACCAGGAGGTCACCGCCAGCGCGCTGCTCATGGTCCCCGAGGGGCACAGCGCCGACTGGGCCGGCTTCGTCGAGGCACCCACCCGGTCCACCCATGCCGTCACCGGCACCGCCTACCGGGAACGCGAGGGCAACGCCGAGATCCGCGTCGGCGTCGACGGGGTCAGCTTCGTCGGCCCCGGCGGCCCGCTCACCGTCCGGTACGCCGAGTGCGCCGCCGTGCTCGCCTGGCCCGACGGCGCCCGCCGGCTGATCGGCGACGACGCGATCTCCGTGCACATCGAGCCGACCCTCTTCGACCTGCACCCCGGCGCCATCGGCGTCATCGACCAGCAGATCCCCGCCGACCGCCGGGTGCCCATGCCGGCCCGCCCGGCCGAGAGGATCCCCCAGCCGTACGCGGGCGGCAACCGCCCCCGGCCGGCGCAGGGCGCCGCACCGGTGAAGCGCGCCGGCTGGGAGATCCCGCTGATGGTGGTCAGTGGCCTCGCCACCCTCGGCATGGGTGGCATCAGCCTGCTGCTGACCCTCGGCATGCTGCTCGCCGAGGAGTCCGACCCGGACGACGGCTGGCTGTGGGGCATGGTCGTGGTCGGCTGGCTGCTCACTGTTATCCTCGCGTTGCCCATCGTGCTGTTGCGGCGGCGGAGGCGCTGA
- a CDS encoding HIT family protein, which yields MAEDCLICQKHRGEGALVGPRVWEGREVIVTHRPVARDSLTFLGYLFVETRRHAASLDALTESEAMAVARAVWVGARALRSELGPEFVFSAIAGRQVAHFHQHLFVRYPGTPLRHGWMEVDDWAGAPRGDAARVTALCARLQEYFQRRGSHAWESPERTGPDGTGPIELPSV from the coding sequence ATGGCTGAGGACTGCCTGATCTGTCAGAAGCACCGCGGCGAAGGCGCCCTTGTCGGTCCGCGCGTGTGGGAAGGCCGAGAAGTGATTGTCACTCATCGGCCGGTCGCCAGGGACAGCTTGACCTTCCTGGGCTATCTCTTCGTGGAAACCCGACGGCACGCCGCATCCCTCGATGCCCTAACCGAGTCCGAGGCGATGGCCGTAGCCCGGGCGGTGTGGGTCGGTGCACGAGCGCTTCGGAGTGAGCTGGGTCCGGAGTTCGTCTTCTCCGCGATCGCCGGCCGCCAGGTGGCGCATTTCCATCAGCACCTGTTCGTCCGCTATCCCGGCACGCCCCTCCGCCATGGATGGATGGAGGTGGACGACTGGGCAGGAGCACCTCGTGGGGATGCTGCCCGCGTGACTGCCCTGTGCGCGCGTCTTCAGGAGTACTTCCAGCGCCGTGGGAGCCACGCGTGGGAGTCACCGGAGCGAACTGGACCGGACGGGACGGGACCGATCGAGTTGCCGAGCGTTTGA